Proteins found in one Pseudochaenichthys georgianus chromosome 13, fPseGeo1.2, whole genome shotgun sequence genomic segment:
- the LOC117457121 gene encoding ribonucleoside-diphosphate reductase large subunit: MHVLKRDGRQERVMFDKITSRIQKLCYGLNSDFVDATQITMKVIQGLYSGVTTVELDTLAAEITATLTTKHPDYAILAARIAVSNLHKETKKVFSEVMEDLYNYVNPLNRRHSPMISKVTLDLVLANKDRLNSAIIFDRDFSYNFFGFKTLERSYLLKINGKVAERPQHMLMRVSVGIHGTDIDAAIETYNLLSEKWFTHASPTLFNAGTNRPQLSSCFLLAMKDDSIEGIYDTLKQCALISKSAGGIGVAVSNIRSTGSYIAGTNGNSNGLVPMLRVYNNTARYVDQGGNKRPGAFAMYLEPWHFDVFDFLELKKNTGTEEQRARDLFYGLWIPDLFMKRVESNQDWSLMCPSECPGLDECWGEEFEKLYTSFEKEGRVKRVVKAQQVWHAIIESQTETGTPYMLYKDACNRKTNHQNLGTIKSSNLCTEIIEYTSHDEVAVCNLASIALNMYVTPEKTFDFKKLEQVTKVIVKNLNKIIEINFYPVPEAEKSNKRHRPIGIGVQGLADAFILMRFPFESPEAQLLNIQIFETIYYAALEASCDAAAEHGPYETYEGCPVSKGILQYDMWDKTPTDLLDWKLLKEKIAKHGIRNSLLLAPMPTASTAQILGNNESIEPYTSNIYTRRVLSGEFQIVNPHLLKDLTEKGLWSEEMKNQLIGHNGSIQNIDGIPDDIKQLYKTVWEISQKTILKMAADRGAFIDQSQSLNIHIAEPNYGKLTSMHFYGWKQGLKTGMYYLRTKPAANPIQFTLNKEQLKESQKDSEEVKELNLAAMVCSLENRDDCLMCGS, encoded by the exons ATGCATGTGCTTAAGCGAG ATGGACGCCAGGAGCGCGTCATGTTCGATAAAATCACCTCCCGAATCCAGAAGCTGTGCTACGGGCTGAACTCTGACTTTGTGGATGCGACCCAGATTACGATGAAGGTGATTCAGGGTTTGTACAGCGGCGTCACCACCGTGGAGCTCGACACGCTGGCCGCTGAGATCACCGCCACCCTCACAACCAAACACCCCGACTACGCCATCCTCGCCGCACGTATCGCAGTCTCTAACCTGCACAAAGAGACGAAGAAGGTGTTTAGTGAGGTGATGGAGGACCTGTACAACTACGTCAACCCATTAAATAGACGCCACTCTCCCATGATCTCCAAGGTGACGCTTGACCTCGTCCTCGCGAACAAAGACCGCCTCAACTCGGCCATCATCTTCGACAGAGATTTCTCCTACAACTTCTTCGGTTTCAAGACTCTGGAGCGATCCTACCTGTTGAAGATCAACGGCAAAGTGGCGGAGCGTCCGCAGCACATGCTCATGAGAGTGTCTGTGGGGATCCACGGGACGGACATCGATGCTGCCATCGAGACCTACAACCTGCTGTCGGAGAAGTGGTTCACCCACGCATCCCCGACGCTCTTCAACGCAGGCACCAACAGGCCTCAGCTGTCCAGCTGCTTCCTGCTCGCCATGAAGGATGACAGTATCGAAGGCATTTACGACACGCTGAAGCAATGCGCCCTCATCTCCAAATCAGCGGGAGGGATCGGAGTGGCCGTGAGCAACATCAGATCAACGGGGAGCTACATCGCCGGCACCAACGGCAACTCCAACGGACTTGTCCCCATGCTGAGGGTTTACAACAACACAGCGCGTTATGTCGACCAGGGCGGCAACAAGAGACCTGGAGCCTTCGCCATGTACCTGGAGCCCTGGCACTTTGACGTGTTTGACTTCCTGGAGCTGAAGAAAAACACGGGAACGGAAGAGCAGAGAGCCAGAGACCTTTTCTACGGCCTGTGGATCCCAGACCTGTTCATGAAGAGGGTGGAGAGCAACCAGGACTGGTCCCTGATGTGTCCCAGCGAGTGCCCCGGGCTGGATGAGTGCTGGGGGGAGGAGTTTGAGAAGCTCTACACCTCATTTGAGAAGGAGGGTCGGGTGAAGCGTGTGGTGAAGGCTCAGCAGGTGTGGCACGCTATTATCGAGTCCCAGACAGAAACGGGTACGCCGTACATGCTGTACAAAGACGCCTGCAACAGGAAGACCAACCACCAGAACCTGGGCACCATCAAGTCCAGCAACCTGTGCACAGAAATCATCGAATACACCAGCCACGACGAGGTGGCCGTCTGCAATCTGGCATCCATCGCTCTCAACATGTACGTCACCCCTGAGAAGACATTTGACTTTAAAAAACTAGAACAAGTCACCAAAGTGATCGTGAAGAACTTGAACAAGATCATCGAAATTAACTTCTATCCCGTGCCTGAGGCGGAGAAATCCAACAAGCGCCACCGGCCGATTGGAATTGGCGTACAGGGTCTCGCCGACGCCTTCATCCTCATGCGTTTCCCGTTTGAAAGCCCCGAGGCTCAGTTGCTCAACATCCAGATCTTTGAGACCATTTACTACGCCGCCCTGGAGGCGAGCTGCGACGCGGCCGCTGAGCACGGCCCCTACGAGACGTACGAGGGCTGCCCCGTCAGCAAAGGCATCCTGCAGTACGACATGTGGGACAAGACCCCCACCGACCTGCTGGACTGGAAGCTGCTGAAGGAGAAGATCGCCAAGCACGGCATTCGGAACAGCCTGCTGCTAGCCCCCATGCCCACCGCCTCCACCGCTCAGATCCTGGGCAACAATGAGTCCATCGAGCCCTACACCAGCAACATCTACACCCGCAGGGTGCTCTCCGGAGAGTTCCAGATCGTTAATCCCCACCTGCTCAAAGACCTGACGGAGAAGGGGCTGTGGAGCGAGGAGATGAAGAACCAGCTGATCGGGCACAACGGCTCCATTCAG AACATTGATGGGATTCCAGATGACATCAAGCAGCTGTACAAAACCGTTTGGGAAATCTCGCAGAAGACCATACTCAAGATGGCTGCCGACCGCGGCGCCTTCATCGACCAGAGCCAGTCCCTGAACATCCACATCGCTGAGCCGAACTATGGCAAGCTGACCAGCATGCACTTCTACGGCTGGAAACAA gGTCTGAAGACAGGGATGTACTACCTGAGGACGAAGCCGGCTGCCAACCCCATCCAGTTCACGCTGAACAAGGAGCAGCTGAAGGAGTCCCAGAAGGACTCGGAGGAGGTGAAGGAGCTTAACCTCGCTGCCATGGTGTGCTCTCTGGAGAACAGAGACGACTGCCTGATGTGTGGGTCCTGA
- the qpctla gene encoding glutaminyl-peptide cyclotransferase-like a: protein MSRSSRKYKPLQPSSGSLPGCDRLRMPRARVLLLCLLGVLVLAVVLGVYLSNDTSDGPGNRMPAAADLTKDRLSHKASKCSPAQIRRLASQVDGTRLWETHLRPILIERLPGTQGSLAVQQHITSTLSSLSAGWAVDLDSFQSVTPRGQVPFTNIVATLDPSAPRRLLLACHYDSKVLPPDPRAPEKVFLGASDSAVPCAMMLELVTSLDAQLSLFKQQKLPVSLQLVFFDGEESFEEWTPTDSLYGSRHLAERMANTPHPAGSTHTTMLQAVDLFVLLDLLGGSDPLIVNHFDNTARWFDRLIAAEKRLHRQGLLTSHPSEQTYFRKDVYLGPVQDDHIPFLHKGVPVLHVIATPFPRFWHTLDDTEENMHRPTVVNLTKIMAVFLAEYLGF from the exons ATGTCCAGGTCTAGTCGGAAGTACAAGCCTCTGCAGCCGAGTAGCGGCTCCCTGCCCGGCTGTGACCGGCTGCGGATGCCCCGGGCCCGGGTCCTGCTGCTCTGCTTGCTCGGGGTCCTGGTGCTGGCGGTGGTGCTGGGGGTTTACCTGTCCAACGACACCAGCGATGGACCTGGGAACCGCATGCCAGCAGCTGCAGATCTGACCAAAGACAGG TTGTCCCACAAAGCCAGCAAGTGCTCTCCGGCTCAAATCCGCCGCCTGGCCTCTCAGGTGGATGGGACCCGCCTGTGGGAGACCCACCTGAGGCCCATCCTAATCGAGAGGCTCCCAGGGACTCAGGGCAGCCTGGCTGTGCAGCAG CACATCACCTCCACTCTGTCCTCGCTGTCTGCCGGCTGGGCCGTAGACTTGGACTCCTTCCAGTCCGTGACCCCCCGGGGCCAGGTCCCCTTCACCAACATCGTTGCCACTCTGGATCCTTCGGCCCCTCGCAGGCTGCTCCTGGCCTGCCACTACGACTCCAAGGTCCTGCCTCCAGACCCCCGGGCCCCAGAGAAGGTGTTTCTGGGGGCCAGTGACTCGGCCGTGCCCTGTGCTATGATGCTGGAGCTCGTCACCTCTCTGGATGCCCAGCTTTCATTGTTCAAACAGCAG AAACTTCCAGTGTCCCTTCAGCTGGTGTTTTTCGATGGGGAGGAGTCGTTTGAAGAGTGGACGCCCACAGACTCGCTGTACGGGTCCCGTCACCTGGCCGAGCGCATGGCCAACACGCCTCACCCTGCAGGGTCCACACACACCACCATGCTCCAGGCTGTG GACCTCTTTGTGCTTCTCGACCTGCTCGGTGGTTCTGATCCTCTGATAGTGAATCACTTTGATAACACCGCTCGCTGGTTCGACCGTCTGATCGCTGCAG AGAAGAGACTCCATCGCCAGGGTCTCTTGACCTCTCACCCCTCAGAGCAGACGTATTTCAGAAAGGATGTTTACCTCGGCCCTGTGCAGGACGACCACATCCCCTTCCTACACAAAG GCGTCCCTGTGCTACACGTCATCGCCACTCCCTTCCCTCGGTTCTGGCACACACTGGACGACACCGAGGAGAACATGCACCGCCCCACTGTGGTGAACCTGACCAAGATCATGGCTGTGTTTCTGGCAGAATATCTGGGCTTCTGA